A region from the Rosa rugosa chromosome 6, drRosRugo1.1, whole genome shotgun sequence genome encodes:
- the LOC133713533 gene encoding cation/H(+) antiporter 15-like, translating into MAQYEQMISFRVCEQRSAIASKGFWFKENPLDYAFPATLVQIVLVVVTSRLLYFLLKPLGQTKFSCDLLGGFILGPSLLGRNQVIRDKLFNPKHASLWATMGLLGATYSMFITAVKFDISMIKGTKHSLKIGVPGFFITVAVSLGLGYPLATYIAGIKGGFFPIFLFSIISFTFFPDIAPALEDLNLMNSELGQIAMSSALHFEMIQWLFSTVQDIATKDKAIHGALTFISAVVLLVFIVYVIRPLMVSIAKNTPEGQQVKEFYVVAILVGALVLSFISDAIGCTFVLGPVILGFVIPDGPPLGATLITKTELLVSELLLPVFFFRIGFRINILSISDWKSFTTLQAIIGASYVAKMVAVTGAALCCKISLRNSLLLGIILNIRGIIDLTLFSRWRYSQLLNEHVYTQLVLSVLIGNMIATSLVHFTYRPHLRLGPSPKGPRIRNIQSVQSNSPFDILCCIHNEESIRNLTSLLEASNPTEASPICAYIIQAVELVGRAVPVLVPYKKKKEGNKFYRINSLTHHMMQAFLNYSENSSGPVLIQSFTMIAPYKSMHETICRLVDDNLVPLVILPFHENHQVMVDTNVTASIRQFNNNVQEYSSCTVGILVERGLPGRLTMSHFSYNVATFFIGGPDDREALALAARMLGNQNVVLTVYKFIVRKKLSEGNYNEDEEMETGLDESMVDEFKLRNNGNDGLNWRDIEVEDSIQLIDAIMNSQGDYDLLMVGRRHANSSLRDEEMSEFVHYAELGMIGDMLASSDFCGGMVNVLVLQESKELSRNYGSAFRKIWE; encoded by the exons atggctcaatATGAACAGATGATATCGTTTCGAGTATGTGAGCAACGGAGTGCCATTGCCTCCAAAGGGTTTTGGTTTAAAGAAAATCCTTTAGACTATGCATTTCCTGCAACCCTAGTCCAAATTGTCCTTGTCGTTGTGACCTCTCGGctactttattttcttctcaaGCCTCTGGGACAGACCAAATTCTCTTGCGATCTCCTG GGTGGGTTTATCTTGGGTCCTTCTCTGCTAGGGCGTAACCAGGTTATAAGGGACAAACTATTTAATCCGAAACATGCGTCGTTGTGGGCAACAATGGGTCTGCTGGGCGCTACATATTCCATGTTCATAACTGCAGTAAAATTTGACATAAGCATGATCAAAGGGACAAAGCATTCTTTGAAGATTGGTGTTCCAGGGTTCTTTATTACCGTTGCGGTATCCTTAGGCCTTGGATACCCGCTAGCCACCTACATTGCTGGAATCAAAGGGGgattcttccccatatttttattttctattatttCTTTCACTTTCTTCCCTGATATAGCTCCGGCCTTAGAGGACCTCAACCTTATGAATTCTGAGTTGGGTCAAATCGCCATGTCCTCGGCTTTGCATTTTGAAATGATACAATGGTTGTTCTCAACAGTACAAGACATAGCTACCAAAGATAAAGCAATCCACGGAGCTTTGACATTCATTTCCGCAGTGGTATTGCTTGTTTTCATTGTTTATGTCATACGCCCGCTTATGGTATCAATTGCTAAGAACACACCCGAAGGACAACAAGTAAAGGAGTTTTATGTAGTAGCAATACTAGTTGGGGCTCTAGTCCTGTCGTTTATATCCGACGCAATAGGTTGCACCTTTGTTCTTGGCCCTGTAATTCTTGGGTTTGTCATACCAGATGGACCACCTCTGGGTGCAACATTAATAACCAAGACTGAATTGTTGGTCTCTGAACTTCTTCTTCCCGTGTTCTTTTTTCGTATTGGCTTCAGGATAAACATACTGTCGATTAGCGATTGGAAGAGTTTTACCACATTGCAGGCCATCATTGGTGCATCATATGTGGCAAAGATGGTGGCAGTTACCGGGGCTGCATTGTGCTGCAAAATTAGTTTGAGAAATAGTCTCTTGCTCGGCATAATATTGAATATCCGGGGTATTATAGATTTGACCCTTTTCTCTCGATGGAGGTATAGTCAG CTCCTAAATGAACACGTTTATACTCAACTAGTGTTATCTGTGCTGATTGGGAACATGATTGCAACATCATTGGTACATTTCACATACAGACCTCATTTAAGACTCGGGCCATCACCCAAAGGTCCACGCATTAGAAACATTCAATCAGTTCAAAGCAACTCTCCTTTCGACATTCTTTGTTGTATCCACAACGAGGAAAGTATCCGCAACCTCACCTCCCTCCTAGAAGCCTCAAACCCAACAGAAGCAAGCCCTATATGCGCTTACATTATCCAAGCAGTTGAGCTTGTGGGGCGGGCTGTACCTGTACTAGTCCCttataagaagaagaaggagggaaACAAATTTTACCGAATAAATTCACTCACACATCATATGATGCAAGCCTTTTTGAACTACTCGGAAAACTCAAGTGGACCTGTCTTGATCCAATCATTCACTATGATCGCGCCCTATAAATCGATGCATGAGACCATTTGCCGTCTAGTGGATGACAATCTCGTACCTTTGGTTATCCTCCCATTTCATGAAAACCACCAGGTTATGGTTGACACCAACGTGACTGCCTCAATACGACAATTCAACAACAATGTGCAGGAATATTCATCGTGTACAGTTGGAATACTAGTTGAAAGAGGGTTGCCTGGTCGGCTGACCATGTCCCATTTCTCATACAATGTGGCTACATTTTTCATTGGCGGACCAGATGACCGCGAGGCTTTGGCCTTAGCAGCACGTATGTTAGGCAACCAGAATGTGGTCCTCACAGTATACAAGTTTATTGTGCGGAAAAAATTAAGCGAGGGTAACTATAATGAAGACGAGGAGATGGAGACCGGGCTGGATGAGTCGATGGTGGATGAGTTTAAGCTGAGGAATAATGGGAATGACGGCTTGAATTGGCGAGATATCGAGGTTGAGGACTCTATACAGCTTATTGATGCAATTATGAACTCGCAGGGGGATTATGATCTACTAATGGTTGGAAGGCGGCATGCGAACAGTTCATTGAGGGATGAGGAAATGTCAGAATTTGTGCATTATGCGGAGCTGGGAATGATCGGTGACATGCTTGCTTCTTCAGATTTCTGTGGTGGAATGGTGAATGTTTTGGTGTTGCAAGAAAGCAAGGAACTGAGTAGAAATTATGGATCAGCTTTTCGAAAGATTTGGGAATGA
- the LOC133713541 gene encoding cation/H(+) antiporter 15-like has product MAEADKGLPFQVCVPSVAIFSKGVWFKENPLDYTFPATLAQIILVVVTSRLLYFLLKPLGQTKFSCNLLGGFILGPSLLGRNQFMRDKLFNPKDASLWATMSLVGAIYSMFIIAVKFDISMVKRTKLSLKIGVPGLIFTVAISLGLGIPLASFIPGIKGGFFPIFLFSIISFTFFPDVAQALDELNLMNSELGQIAISSALLIEIIQWLFSTVQDIATKDNVSHGALTFVSVVAMSVFIVYVIRPLMISIAKNTPEGQEVKEFYVVAILVGALVLSLVSDAIGTAFFVGPIILGLVIPDGPPLGAALVTKTELLVSELLLPIFYFRTGFRTNILLFSDWKSFATLQAIIGASYVAKTVAVTVAALCCKIRLRNSLLLGMMINIRGIIHITIFARWRYSQLLDQRVYTQLVLSVLIGNMIATSLIHFTYRPHLRLGPSPKGPRIRNIQSVQSNSPFDILCCIHNEESIRNLTSLLEASNPTESSPICAYIIHAVELVGRAAPVLVPYKKKKEGNKLSRISSLTHHMMQAFLNYSENSSGPVLIQSFTMIAPYKSMHETICRVVHDNLVPLVILPFHENHQVMVGTNVTAAIRQFNNNVQEYSSCTVGILVEKGFPGRLTLSHFSYNVATFFIGGPDDREALALAARMLGNHNVVLTVYRIITVPQKLSEGNYNEDEEMEARLDESMVDEFKLRNNGNKCLNWRDIEVEDSVQLMDAIMNSQGDYDLVMVGRRHADSSLRDEEMSEFVHYAELGMIGDMLASSDFCGGMVNVLVLQESRELSRNYGSAFGSGFSKNLGMK; this is encoded by the exons atggctgaAGCTGACAAGGGATTACCGTTTCAAGTATGTGTGCCATCGGTTGCCATTTTCTCCAAAGGGGTTTGGTTTAAAGAAAATCCTTTGGACTATACATTTCCTGCAACCCTTGCCCAAATTATCCTTGTCGTTGTGACCTCCCGGctactttattttcttctcaaACCTCTGGGACAGACCAAATTCTCTTGCAATCTCCTG GGTGGCTTTATCTTGGGGCCTTCTCTGCTAGGGCGCAACCAGTTTATGAGGGACAAGCTATTTAATCCGAAAGATGCGTCGTTGTGGGCGACAATGTCTCTTGTGGGCGCTATATACTCCATGTTCATAATTGCAGTTAAATTTGACATAAGCATGGTCAAAAGAACAAAGCTTTCTTTGAAGATTGGTGTTCCAGGGCTCATTTTCACCGTTGCAATTTCCTTGGGCCTCGGAATCCCGTTAGCCAGCTTCATTCCTGGAATCAAAGGAGgattcttccccatatttttattttctattatttCTTTCACTTTCTTCCCTGATGTAGCTCAGGCCTTAGACGAACTCAACCTTATGAATTCTGAGTTGGGTCAAATCGCCATATCCTCTGCTTTGCTCATTGAAATCATACAATGGTTGTTCTCAACAGTACAAGACATAGCTACTAAAGATAATGTAAGCCACGGAGCTTTGACTTTCGTTTCCGTAGTGGCAATGTCTGTTTTCATTGTTTATGTCATACGCCCGCTTATGATATCAATTGCTAAGAACACACCAGAAGGACAAGAAGTAAAGGAGTTCTATGTAGTAGCAATACTAGTTGGGGCTCTAGTTCTGTCGCTTGTATCCGACGCAATAGGTACCGCCTTTTTTGTTGGTCCTATAATTCTTGGGTTAGTCATACCAGATGGACCACCTCTGGGTGCAGCGTTAGTAACCAAGACTGAATTGTTGGTCTCTGAACTTCTTCTTCCCATATTCTATTTTCGTACTGGCTTCAGGACAAACATACTTTTGTTTAGCGATTGGAAGAGTTTTGCCACATTGCAAGCCATCATTGGTGCATCATATGTGGCAAAAACGGTGGCAGTTACCGTGGCTGCATTGTGCTGCAAAATTAGGTTAAGAAATAGTCTCTTGCTCGGCATGATGATTAATATCCGGGGTATTATACATATTACCATTTTCGCTCGATGGAGGTACAGTCAG CTCCTAGATCAACGCGTCTATACTCAACTAGTGTTATCTGTGCTGATTGGGAACATGATTGCAACATCATTGATACATTTCACATACAGACCTCATTTAAGACTCGGGCCATCACCCAAAGGTCCACGCATTAGAAACATCCAATCAGTTCAAAGCAACTCTCCTTTCGACATTCTTTGTTGTATCCACAACGAGGAAAGTATCCGCAACCTCACCTCCCTCCTAGAAGCCTCAAACCCAACAGAATCAAGCCCCATTTGCGCTTATATTATCCATGCAGTCGAGCTTGTGGGGCGGGCTGCACCTGTACTAGTCCcttacaagaagaagaaggaggggaACAAACTTAGCCGAATAAGTTCACTCACACATCATATGATGCAAGCATTTTTGAACTACTCGGAAAACTCAAGTGGTCCTGTCTTGATCCAATCATTCACTATGATCGCGCCCTATAAATCAATGCATGAGACCATTTGCCGTGTAGTGCATGACAATCTCGTACCTTTGGTTATCCTCCCATTTCATGAAAACCACCAGGTTATGGTTGGCACCAACGTGACTGCCGCAATACGCCAATTCAACAACAATGTGCAGGAATATTCATCTTGTACAGTTGGAATACTAGTTGAAAAAGGATTTCCTGGTCGGCTGACCCTGTCTCATTTCTCATACAATGTGGCTACATTTTTCATTGGCGGACCAGATGACCGCGAGGCTTTGGCCTTAGCAGCACGTATGTTAGGCAACCATAATGTGGTCCTCACAGTATACAGGATTATTACTGTGCCACAAAAATTAAGCGAGGGTAACTATAATGAAGACGAGGAGATGGAGGCAAGGCTGGATGAGTCGATGGTGGATGAGTTTAAGCTGAGAAATAATGGGAATAAATGCTTGAATTGGCGAGATATCGAGGTTGAGGACTCTGTACAGCTTATGGATGCAATTATGAACTCGCAGGGGGATTATGATCTTGTAATGGTTGGAAGGCGGCATGCGGACAGTTCATTAAGGGACGAGGAAATGTCAGAATTCGTGCATTATGCGGAGCTGGGAATGATAGGCGACATGCTTGCTTCTTCAGATTTCTGCGGTGGAATGGTGAATGTTTTGGTGTTGCAAGAAAGCAGAGAACTGAGTAGAAATTATGGATCAGCTTTTGGAAGTGGCTTCTCGAAAAATTTGGGAATGAAGTAG
- the LOC133716915 gene encoding uncharacterized protein LOC133716915 has translation MERFFKRTSNELSSPLIESERSKQSRVEIDLVNLPSDPGERTKISDYHPNLRDQIRREYLLRGPCQPRNHQFVQTQCGEGKRRFVSDWFNDFPNWLEYSVAKEAAFCLCYYLFKSNAGEQGGGDCFTCIGFRNWKKKERLHDHVGKQNSVHNQNLQKCEALMNEKQHIRNIIDQNVHQSRIDYRVRLEASVDCIRFLLRQGLAFRGRDESENSSNQGNFLQLLQFLVDHNDEVRAVALKNAPENLRLTSPRIQKDIVNAAAVETTNVIMRNMSDAFFSILVDESRDVSVKEQMAVTFRYVDKNGCVIESFIGIEHVANTTAISLKKTIDALFSKHGLSFSRLRGQGYDGASNMSGELNGLKTLILKENSSAFYVHCFAHHLQLALVGVAKKHEIVGAFFASVGSVVNIVGASSKRRDILREKQALKVIEALKVGELTSGHGLNQETEIKRSCDTRWSSHYGTLLNFTVMFSSIIDVLDEIAFDKVSSDQKHEAFISLKLLQSFDFIFSLHLMRIILGITHELSQALQKHDQDILNAMDLVKVCKRKLQTFRESGWLSLFEQVVLFCGKENISVPNMDDQYVCPGKSRRRAPEMTNMHYYRFDFFCAVIDFQLQELHNRFNEATTELLLCLAALSPNYSFSAYNKQSLMRLAELYPRDFSASELLLLECQLETYIDDMQSNNNSQELQGIADLAKKLVKTRKHKTYPYVYLLIDHFGSSTSCCNSLC, from the coding sequence ATGGAGAGATTCTTTAAACGAACATCAAATGAGTTATCATCACCCCTCATAGAGAGTGAAAGATCAAAACAGAGTCGGGTAGAAATTGATTTGGTTAATCTTCCTTCTGATCCTGGAGAAAGAACTAAAATTTCAGATTATCATCCCAATCTTAGGGATCAAATTAGAAGAGAGTATCTGCTAAGAGGTCCTTGTCAGCCTAGAAATCATCAATTTGTCCAAACACAGTGTGGAGAAGGGAAACGAAGGTTTGTCTCTGATTGGTTTAATGACTTCCCTAATTGGTTAGAATATAGCGTAGCCAAAGAGGCTGCATTTTGTTTGTGCTACTATCTGTTCAAATCAAATGCTGGTGAGCAAGGAGGAGGTGATTGTTTTACTTGTATTGGTTTTCGAaattggaagaaaaaagaaagattgcATGATCATGTAGGGAAGCAGAATAGTGTCCATAATCAAAACCTGCAAAAATGTGAAGCTTTGATGAATGAAAAGCAGCATATTCGAAACATTATTGATCAGAATGTACATCAATCCCGAATAGATTATCGAGTTCGACTAGAAGCTTCAGTTGATTGCATTCGGTTTCTTCTAAGACAAGGCCTTGCCTTTCGTGGTCGTGACGAGTCAGAGAACTCAAGCAATCAAGGTAACTTTCTTCAGCTTTTGCAATTTCTCGTTGATCACAATGATGAAGTGAGAGCTGTTGCATTGAAGAATGCTCCTGAAAATCTTAGATTGACATCACCTAGGATTCAAAAGGACATTGTTAATGCTGCTGCTGTTGAAACTACAAATGTTATTATGAGAAACATGAGTGATGCCTTTTTTTCTATCCTAGTTGATGAATCTAGGGATGTATCTGTGAAGGAGCAAATGGCTGTTACCTTTCGTTATGTGGATAAAAATGGGTGTGTGATTGAATCCTTCATAGGCATTGAACATGTAGCGAATACTACTGCAATCTCACTTAAGAAAACTATAGATGCACTATTCTCTAAACATGGATTAAGCTTCTCTAGGCTACGTGGTCAAGGTTACGATGGCGCCAGTAATATGAGTGGAGAACTTAATGGTCTGAAGACCCTTATTTTGAAGGAGAACTCGAGTGCTTTTTATGTTCATTGTTTCGCACATCATCTTCAATTAGCTTTGGTCGGTGTAGCCAAGAAACATGAAATTGTAGGTGCTTTCTTCGCATCAGTTGGTAGTGTTGTAAACATTGTTGGGGCATCTTCTAAACGTCGAGACATTCTTCGAGAAAAGCAAGCTCTTAAAGTCATTGAGGCACTTAAAGTTGGAGAACTTACAAGTGGACACGGACTCAATCAAGAAACTGAAATTAAGCGTTCATGTGATACGCGTTGGAGCTCACATTATGGTACTCTTCTAAACTTTACTGTCATGTTTTCTTCCATAATTGATGTGTTGGATGAAATAGCATTTGATAAAGTGAGTTCTGATCAGAAGCATGAAGCTTTTATTTCTTTGAAGTTGCTGCAATCATTTGATTTCATATTCAGTCTGCATTTGATGAGAATTATACTTGGAATCACTCATGAGTTATCACAAGCACTACAAAAACATGATCAGGACATATTGAATGCTATGGATTTAGTGAAAGTGTGCAAGAGAAAATTGCAGACTTTTAGGGAGAGTGGATGGCTTTCTTTGTTTGAGCAGGTTGTTCTATTTTGTGGAAAAGAGAATATTAGTGTTCCAAACATGGATGATCAATATGTATGTCCAGGAAAATCAAGGCGTAGAGCTCCTGAAATGACAAATATGCATTACTATCGCTTTGACTTCTTTTGTGCAGTAATTGATTTCCAACTTCAGGAGCTACATAACCGTTTCAATGAGGCTACTACTGAACTTCTCCTTTGTTTGGCAGCTCTAAGTCCTAATTATTCATTTTCAGCTTATAATAAGCAAAGTTTGATGCGTCTTGCTGAGCTTTATCCTCGTGATTTTTCTGCATCAGAGTTGTTGTTGCTAGAATGTCAGTTAGAGACTTATATTGATGATATGCAATCTAACAACAACTCCCAAGAATTGCAAGGGATTGCTGATCTTGCAAAGAAATTAGTTAAGACAAGAAAGCACAAGACGTATCCTTATGTTTATTTGCTGATCGATCACTTTGGCTCTAGTACTTCCTGTTGCAACAGCCTCTGTTGA
- the LOC133716914 gene encoding L-type lectin-domain containing receptor kinase S.4-like gives MNHHVGVNVGSFVSVTVGNVYSLNLMLNSGEKMKSWIDYDTSSKRLEIRFSKLGEPRPYCPIAAYGIDLLAMWKDKDLYAGISSSNSSGNSSQISSVNSWRFRLRKALRMSLPVNPREYLDDQHGQDSMLHKRMACLLSILVGCVEK, from the coding sequence ATGAATCATCATGTAGGGGTGAACGTGGGTAGCTTTGTATCTGTGACTGTTGGTAATGTTTATTCATTAAATTTGATGCTTAACAGTGgagaaaagatgaaatcttGGATTGATTATGATACTAGTTCGAAAAGATTAGAGATAAGGTTTAGTAAGTTAGGAGAACCAAGGCCTTATTGTCCAATTGCTGCATATGGCATAGATTTGTTGGCAATGTGGAAAGATAAGGATTTGTATGCAGGTATAAGCTCGTCGAATTCGAGTGGCAATTCCTCGCAAATTAGTAGTGTGAATTCTTGGAGGTTTAGGCTGAGAAAGGCTCTGAGGATGTCACTTCCGGTGAATCCGAGGGAATATTTGGATGATCAGCATGGTCAAGATTCAATGTTGCATAAGCGGATGGCTTGTCTATTGTCAATTCTTGTTGGATGTGTTGAAAAATAA
- the LOC133716916 gene encoding cation/H(+) antiporter 15-like: protein MLGRSAGIILGPSVIGNNKHFRDTLFGEKVQFPVFDVIAQMGVVYSLFLTAVKLDLGMLKRTAKTSWKIFLASLLCPTVVFFSFVYPLAGAVPGFSGGKVMLFWTTSSLSFTYFPVIAQALDELNLLTSELGQLALSASMLNDALQWFLTALNVVVMQEKVIYSNGIIFSLFAWVIFTLYVARPLMLFTVKNTPEGYQPKEIYVVAIQLGVLFMAFMSDAIGMSHMAGPIILGLAVPDGQLGATLIAKTEYLVSEVFLPLFFFRIGTSIDMYKISRWVSFTKLQAIITAFYAAKTMGITMAGLFSKISFKNSLVLSMMMNIKGILELILYNGWLSMKLIDEQFFAQMVFSLLAMTMLVTPMIRFSYIPPIWVGSKTNGPQVKHIQSMASKSETFRILCCVHNEESVHSIITLLEASNPTEASPVTAYVVHALHYIGRAAPVLVPYKKHKKKFKRSDTASDQIVQAFENYSKNSGGPVSIQAYTMVNPYKYMHQTIFRLAQDQLVPLIIIPFHENHQSLVDSNMTGPIRQFNLNVQAYSPCTVGILVDRGSHSRMSFSSFFYNIAVFFIGGPDDREALAYTSRMCDNPELELTVFRIIVRINKSKCIEEETEFKLDESLVQEFKLRNLGNDRLNWHDIEVDDWVQVMTAISSSQGHYDLVMVGKRHSDISLRDEEMVEFVQNSELGVIGDMLASSDFCGGTVNVLVMQESRDLGIGAFRCDSLKS from the exons ATGCTTGGGCGTTCT gcTGGCATTATCTTGGGGCCATCTGTGATAGGGAACAACAAGCATTTTAGGGACACCCTATTTGGAGAAAAAGTACAGTTTCCGGTGTTTGACGTAATAGCTCAAATGGGTGTAGTATACTCTCTGTTCCTAACTGCAGTGAAACTTGACCTGGGCATGCTCAAAAGGACGGCAAAGACTTCCTGGAAGATTTTTCTAGCAAGCCTCCTTTGTCCTACAGTAGTCTTCTTCAGCTTCGTTTACCCACTAGCCGGCGCAGTTCCTGGATTCAGTGGAGGAAAAGTCATGCTCTTCTGGACTACGAGTTCTTTATCTTTCACTTATTTCCCAGTCATAGCTCAAGCATTGGATGAACTCAACCTTTTGACTTCAGAGTTGGGCCAACTTGCCTTGTCTGCCTCAATGCTCAACGATGCACTGCAATGGTTCTTAACAGCATTGAACGTTGTAGTTATGCAAGAAAAAGTAATATATTCAAATGGGATTATCTTTTCCTTATTTGCGTGGGTAATTTTCACTTTGTATGTTGCACGCCCACTTATGCTATTTACAGTTAAGAATACGCCAGAAGGATACCAGCCGAAGGAAATTTATGTAGTTGCAATACAACTTGGAGTTCTATTCATGGCCTTTATGTCTGACGCCATAGGCATGAGCCATATGGCTGGTCCTATAATCCTGGGGTTGGCCGTACCAGATGGACAACTTGGTGCAACATTAATAGCCAAGACCGAATACTTGGTCTCCGAAGTCTTTCTGCCACTGTTCTTTTTCCGAATTGGCACCAGCATAGATATGTACAAGATTAGCCGTTGGGTGAGTTTTACCAAACTTCAGGCTATCATTACAGCGTTTTATGCTGCAAAGACTATGGGAATTACAATGGCTGGATTATTTTCCAAAATTAGCTTCAAAAACAGTCTCGTACTCAGCATGATGATGAATATCAAGGGTATACTGGAGCTTATTCTTTATAATGGATGGTTGTCCATGAAG CTTATAGATGAACAATTTTTTGCCCAAATGGTGTTCTCTCTGCTGGCGATGACCATGCTTGTAACCCCAATGATACGATTCTCGTACATTCCTCCTATTTGGGTTGGATCAAAAACCAATGGTCCACAGGTCAAACACATTCAATCAATGGCAAGTAAGTCTGAAACATTTCGCATTCTCTGCTGTGTCCACAACGAAGAAAGTGTCCACAGCATCATTACACTCCTGGAAGCCTCAAATCCAACAGAAGCGAGCCCCGTCACTGCCTATGTTGTCCACGCACTCCACTACATTGGCCGTGCTGCACCAGTACTAGTCCCTTACAAgaagcataaaaaaaaatttaagcgGTCAGATACAGCAAGTGATCAAATCGTTCAAGCCTTTGAGAATTACTCAAAAAACTCTGGAGGACCAGTCTCAATTCAAGCCTACACTATGGTCAATCCCTACAAATACATGCACCAGACCATTTTCCGTCTCGCTCAGGACCAGCTAGTACCTCTGATCATCATTCCATTCCATGAAAATCACCAGTCTCTTGTTGACTCCAATATGACTGGTCCGATACGCCAATTCAACCTTAATGTTCAGGCATATTCTCCATGCACAGTGGGAATACTAGTTGATAGAGGCTCGCATTCTCGGATGAGCTTTTCGAGTTTCTTCTACAACATTGCTGTTTTTTTCATTGGCGGACCAGATGACCGCGAGGCATTAGCCTACACTTCACGCATGTGTGACAACCCAGAATTGGAACTCACGGTGTTCAGGATAATTGTGCGaatcaataaatcaaaatgTATAGAAGAGGAGACAGAGTTCAAGCTTGACGAGTCATTGGTTCAGGAGTTTAAGCTACGGAACCTTGGGAATGATCGATTGAATTGGCATGACATCGAGGTGGATGACTGGGTACAGGTTATGACTGCCATTAGTAGCTCGCAAGGACACTATGACCTTGTGATGGTTGGGAAGCGACATTCAGATATATCTTTGAGGGATGAAGAAATGGTAGAGTTCGTGCAAAATTCAGAGCTGGGAGTGATTGGCGACATGCTTGCTTCATCAGATTTCTGTGGTGGAACAGTGAATGTGTTAGTGATGCAGGAGAGTAGGGACTTGGGAATTGGAGCTTTTCGTTGTGACTCCTTGAAAAGTTAA